From one Plasmodium yoelii strain 17X genome assembly, chromosome: 12 genomic stretch:
- a CDS encoding 60S ribosomal protein L2, putative — protein MGRVIRGQRKGRGSIFKSHNHHRKGAAKLRHLDFCEKKGYIKGLVKDIIHDPGRGAPLAKILFKKTEKYGKKEELMVAVEGMFTGQYISCGTKAPLSVGNVLPIGKMPEGTLICNLEHMAGNRGTLVKASGCYATVVGQSEDGKKTKIRLPSGAKKTIDARARAMVGVVGAGGRIDKPILKAGVAHHKYRVKRNCWPKVRGVAMNPVDHPHGGGNHQHIGHPSTVSRSAPAGQKVGLIAARRTGLLRGAKKTKLVGKSEN, from the exons ATGGGAAGAGTTATAAGAG GACAAAGAAAAGGAAGAGGCTCAATTTTCAAGTCTCACAATCACCATAGAAAAGGTGCAGCCAAATTACGTCACTTAGatttttgtgaaaaaaaaggaTATATAAAGGGGTTAGTAAAAGATATTATACATGACCCAGGAAGAGGAGCACCCTTagcaaaaatattatttaaaaaaacagaaaaatatggaaaaaaagaagaattaATGGTAGCTGTTGAAGGAATGTTTACAGGCCAATATATTTCATGTGGAACTAAAGCACCTTTATCTGTAGGAAATGTATTGCCTATTGGTAAAATGCCTGAAGGTACTTTAATATGTAATTTAGAACATATGGCAGGAAATAGAGGTACTTTAGTTAAAGCATCTGGATGTTATGCTACTGTAGTAGGTCAATCTGAAgatggaaaaaaaacaaaaatcaGATTACCATCAGGagcaaaaaaaacaatagaTGCAAGAGCAAGAGCTATGGTTGGTGTAGTTGGTGCTGGAGGTCGTATTGATAAACCAATCTTAAAAGCCGGTGTTGCTCATCACAAATATAGAGTTAAAAGAAATTGCTGGCCTAAAGTTAGAGGTGTGGCTATGAACCCAGTAGACCATCCTCATGGTGGTGGTAACCATCAACATATTGGTCATCCATCAACTGTTTCTAGAAGTGCTCCTGCTGGACAAAAAGTTGGTTTGATAGCTGCCAGAAGAACTGGTTTATTAAGAGGTgctaaaaaaacaaaattagtTGGTAAATCAGAAAATTAA
- a CDS encoding 60S ribosomal protein L12 gives MAKRPDPNEIRYVYIRQVGGEVGASSVLSPKLGPLGLSPKKIGDDIAKETQSWKGLKICVKLTIQNRQAKIEVVPTSASMVLKELNEAPRDRKKVKNIKHNGNLKIEQVYSIARAMKEKSRAKEFRGTVKEILGTCNSIGCTVDGKKPTTIQEMIDNGDIDVPDN, from the exons atggccAAAAGACCAGATCCAAATGAAATAAGATATG TTTACATCCGACAAGTCGGAGGAGAAGTTGGAGCTTCATCAGTTTTATCTCCAAAATTAGGACCATTAGGTTTATCTCCAAAAAAGATTGGTGATGATATAGCTAAAGAAACCCAATCATGGAAAggattaaaaatatgtgttAAATTAACTATCCAAAACAGACAGGCAAAAATAGAAGTTGTTCCAACATCGGCTTCTATGGTTTTAAAAGAATTAAATGAAGCTCCTAGAGATcgaaaaaaagtaaaaaatataaaacacaatggtaatttaaaaatagaaCAAGTTTATTCTATTGCAAGAGCCATGAAAGAAAAATCAAGAGCAAAAGAATTTAGAGGAACTGTAAAAGAAATCTTAGGTACTTGCAATTCAATAGGATGTACTGTAGATGGAAAAAAACCAACCACTATTCAAGAAATGATAGATAATGGAGATATTGATGTTCCtgataattaa